Proteins encoded together in one Catenulispora sp. EB89 window:
- the trpS gene encoding tryptophan--tRNA ligase, with the protein MTITFDVPTNPSDQPRVFPSGDSDDTPSASGDRNAADTNGAYGTQADPAAYLTEAQLAAHLVGDARQIRVLTGDRPTGPLHLGHYLGSLRNRVRLQDAGAELFVLVADYQVITDRDASARIADFALGLVADYLAVGLDPARSTVFAHSAVPALNQLLLPLMSLISVPELERNPTTKAEAAASGRPALSALMLTYPVHQAADILFCRADLVPVGKDQLPHLEVTRTVARRFNTRYTPVFTEPRALISDAPSVLGSDGHKMSKSHGNTIPLQATADETAAIIKGFKTDADRLITFDPAGRPEVSNLLLITALCRGEEPQAVAEQIGSGGASALKRVATEAVNEHLRPIRARREQLAGEHGYLSAILRRGAERATVEAEATLTQVREAMGMAY; encoded by the coding sequence ATGACCATCACATTTGACGTACCCACCAATCCCTCCGACCAGCCGCGTGTTTTTCCCTCTGGTGACAGCGACGACACACCTTCCGCGTCAGGGGACCGAAACGCCGCCGACACAAACGGCGCGTACGGCACGCAGGCCGATCCCGCGGCGTACCTGACCGAGGCCCAGCTGGCCGCGCACCTGGTCGGCGACGCCCGGCAGATCAGGGTCCTGACCGGCGACCGCCCCACCGGCCCGCTGCACCTGGGCCACTACCTGGGCTCGCTGCGCAACCGGGTCCGGCTGCAGGACGCCGGCGCCGAGCTGTTCGTCCTGGTCGCCGACTACCAGGTGATCACCGACCGCGACGCCTCGGCCCGGATCGCCGACTTCGCCCTCGGCCTGGTCGCCGACTACCTGGCCGTCGGCCTGGACCCGGCCCGCAGCACCGTGTTCGCGCACTCCGCCGTCCCGGCCCTGAACCAGCTGCTGCTGCCGCTGATGTCCCTGATCTCCGTGCCGGAACTGGAGCGCAACCCCACCACCAAGGCCGAGGCCGCCGCCTCCGGCCGCCCCGCGCTGTCCGCGCTGATGCTCACCTACCCGGTGCACCAGGCCGCCGACATCCTGTTCTGCCGCGCCGACCTGGTCCCGGTCGGCAAGGACCAGCTGCCACACCTGGAGGTGACCCGCACCGTCGCGCGCCGCTTCAACACCCGCTACACCCCGGTGTTCACCGAACCCAGGGCCCTGATCTCCGACGCCCCCTCCGTGCTGGGCAGCGACGGGCACAAGATGAGCAAGAGCCACGGCAACACCATCCCGCTGCAGGCCACCGCCGACGAGACCGCCGCCATCATCAAGGGCTTCAAGACCGACGCCGACCGGCTGATCACCTTCGACCCCGCGGGCCGCCCCGAGGTGTCGAACCTGCTGCTGATCACCGCTCTGTGCCGCGGCGAGGAGCCGCAGGCGGTGGCCGAGCAGATCGGCTCCGGCGGCGCCTCGGCGCTCAAGCGCGTCGCGACCGAGGCGGTGAACGAGCACCTGCGGCCGATCCGGGCCCGGCGCGAACAGCTGGCGGGCGAGCACGGGTACCTGTCGGCGATCCTGCGGCGCGGGGCCGAGCGGGCGACCGTCGAGGCCGAGGCGACGTTGACGCAGGTGCGGGAGGCGATGGGGATGGCGTACTGA
- a CDS encoding GNAT family N-acetyltransferase, giving the protein MQITQITIREALPAELAATGELTAAVYRDESLAEPTYLPRLADAAARHAAPGAWQLIAVDASGRILGAAVYTVAGSEFADIAAGDEAEIRMLATAGFARGQGVGQALVQDCVRRTREAGRSALVLSTKPEMTAAQRLYARLGFQRTPERDWEYAPGKGLLTFRLVLD; this is encoded by the coding sequence GTGCAGATCACGCAGATCACCATTCGCGAAGCCCTTCCGGCCGAGTTGGCCGCCACCGGGGAGCTGACCGCCGCCGTCTACCGCGACGAATCCCTGGCCGAGCCGACCTACCTGCCGCGGCTGGCCGACGCCGCCGCCCGGCACGCCGCACCCGGCGCCTGGCAGCTGATAGCCGTGGACGCCTCCGGCCGCATCCTCGGCGCCGCGGTGTACACCGTCGCCGGCAGCGAGTTCGCCGACATCGCCGCCGGCGACGAGGCGGAGATCCGGATGCTCGCCACCGCCGGCTTCGCCCGCGGCCAGGGCGTCGGACAGGCCCTGGTCCAGGACTGCGTGCGCCGCACCCGCGAGGCCGGACGGTCGGCGCTGGTGCTGTCGACCAAGCCGGAGATGACCGCCGCGCAGCGCCTCTACGCGCGCCTGGGTTTCCAGCGCACCCCCGAACGCGACTGGGAGTACGCCCCCGGCAAGGGCCTGCTGACGTTCCGGCTGGTGCTTGATTGA